AACGCGCCCGGGCGTGGGCGACGCGGGCAGTCCATCACGCTTCATGCCAGATCGCGGGAAATCACGCGGAGCGGCGGGTCGTAGCGGTTAATGCCCTCTCGCAGCATGGCCCGCCGCTCCCGCCATGGGACGCTGGCGTCCTGCTGCGGGACATGGCAGAGCGCGAATCATGGCACGCACCTCCCCACCCCGCTACCCCCTCGCCGGCGGCGCGCTCATCGCGATCGGCTCGATCCTCGGCACCGCCATCGGCCTGTTCACCGTGATCGGCCCGACGCGCGGGTTTCTGATCGGGCTTGGGGCTGGCGTAGTGATTTCGTGTTTAATGTGGTTGCTGGATTTGCGAAAATGACGCCGAATTCGGGGGTTCGGCCGCCGATCTTGGATGCTGACCCACTTTCAGTGGCCCGTCCCGTGTGCAACCAGATGTCGCACCATCCCCGTCCGTTACGCGATCGCTTGTGCAACTTTTTGCGGTAGCGCAAAGGACACGCAGGAGCCGCCGCTGCCGCTGGATTGCAGCCAGATGCGGCCATTGTGCGCTTCGATGATTGTCCGACAGATCGAAAGGCCTATACCCATCCCGTCGTTCTTGGCGGATTGAACACCGTTAAACATTGACCGAGCCACCGAGTCCGGCACCCCGGGTCCGTTATCGTGGACCGAAACGGTCACAACACCTCCAGCGATCGTCGTCGAGATTGTGACCCGCGCTTGTGGCGAGGACACCGCCGCTTCGCAGGCATTCCGCAAAAGATTCATTACGACCTGCTGGACCTGAATACGGTCAGCCTCGAGTTCCACGCCTCCGACACTCTGGTCGTCGAGGATGACACCCTCTCCAGCGCTAACACGAACGAACTGGAGGCACTCGCGGATGGCTTCCTTAAGGTCGAAGAGCGTTCTTTCGGTGTGGCCTCGCTTGGTCATGTCCCGCAAATGACGAATGATGTCGCCCGCTCGCATCGTACTTTCGCCGATGGCGACCAACGCATTGACAAGAGCGCCAGCGCGCTCTGTGGAGTTATCGACCAGGTGTCGACAGGCGGCAGTGTAATTGGCGATTGCGGCCAAGGGCTGATTAAGTTCATGCGCCAGCGTGCTCGCCATCGTTTCCATGGCGCTGTTTCTGGACATGTGGATCAGTTCATTCTGGAGCGCGGTGACTTCGTCCAGCGCGCGATGACGATCCGTAACGTCTTGTCCTTCGCAGAACAGGCCCTCGATGACGCCCTGCGCGTTGCGCACCGGGTGATAGACAAAATCGACATAGCGTATTTCAAGCGGCTCGCCGACACTGCGCTGGAGCGAGATCGGCATATCCCGGCCGTTGAACGGTCGCCCCGTAGTATAGACCTCGTCGAGCAAGGCGACGAAGCCTTGCTCGACGATCTCGGGCAGCGCTTCGACCACGGTCTGCCCGTCCAACCCCCGCCGACCCACGAGCTTTAAATAGGATTCATTCGCGAAGGTAAATCGATGGTCTGGCCCGTTGGATGTCGAAATAAATCCCGGAGCATGCCGATAAACTGCGTACAAATCATTCCGCTGCTGAACCAGTTTTTCAACATGCCGCGATAAGTCGACCAACGAAATAAAGTGTTGATCGATTTTATCGGCTTTATCGCGGATGGCGCTCATGTAAATTGCAGCGAGAAAGATTTTACCATCTTTTCTCCGGCACTCTATTTCCAAAGTGCCATCAAACCCCTGCGCTAGCGCAGTCTCGATTCTCTTGGTCGCCGCCGAATCGGTCATATCCGTAAGGATCTCGATAATCGGGCGGTCCAGCACCTCTTCACGCGTGTAACCGGTCAGCTTCAAGAAACTATCATTTGCAAAGACAATAGGACTGTCTTTTACTTTAGCGTTAGTCAACGTCATTGCCATATGAGTCGTTTCGCCAGCAACAATAAACGTATCAAGCCGCTGCTTTAAGTCGTCGACCTCTGAAACGGCTTCGATGCTGCTATCACTCGTGACCATAATACACCGATAGGCATAAACTGGTACACTGTCCATCGGTGGTACCTGGCAGGTATTCGCCTAACGTGCCAAATTCGCGCTGCACGAGGCTATTGCACCGATCATGCCTTCAAGAGGATCATAACAGTTGCGTAACAATATTGTGGCTGCAGCATCTTGATCTGAGATCCCGCCACTCTCTGCCAGTCGCGAGCCCGTGCCTGGGCGTCACGCAGGCATGCTCCCCACCACCAGACAACAACGCTCTCACCGCAAAACCCGCGACAGCCACACCACGCGACCAATGATATCGGCGCTGGCGGTCACAAACGGCCGATAGGCCGCATTATCGCTCACGACGTGCAACACTCCGACCCCGCGCGAGACCCGCTTCACCAAAAGCGCGCCCTCAACCCGCAGCACGAACACTGCCGGGCTCGCCGTCACCCGCACATCGCGTTCATCGACCACGATATGATCGCCATCGGCGATCGTCGGCTCCATCGAATCGCCGCGCGCGCGCAGCATCGCCGCGCGCGCCGGGTCCAGCCCCAGCGTCTCGATCAGGCGCGGGTCGAGCAGCATCGGCGCGGCACTCGGATCATCGCCCGACAGCGCCCCCGGCCCGGCCGAGGCTTCGACATCCAGCCGCCGAATCGTCGTCATGCGCGGCGTCGCCGGTCCGCCTAACTCGGCCCCGTCCACCCGGAAATAGGCCGCCAACAACGCCCGGTCGCGCTCGGCCAGCACGCGCGGGGTGCCGCGCTTCACATATTGCTGCAGGTAGGCGTCGTTGCGCCGCAGCATCCGCGACAGCGCGGCATAGCCGACCCCGTCGGCATCGATCAGCGCCTGTAATCGCGCGCGAGGATCGCTCCCGTCCATATCCGACACGATAGCAATAGGAAATTTCCTAGACAAGTTGGAAAATGGAACAGATCAAGAACAATAGAGCGAATCGAAGGAGCGAAGGGCATGTCGGTGTTGGTGAAGATCGATCGCTATCTAAAGGCCACCGCAATGCCGCGGACCAAGTTCGGGCGTCTGGCAGTAAGCGATCCGCGGTTGGTCGACGATCTGCGGCGCGGGCGCGAGCCGGGGCCGCGCATGGTGCGGCGGATCGAGGCGTTCCTCGCCGCGCACGTTGCCGCGCCGCCGGAGCAACGGCCATGAGCCGCGGACCCGATGCCGGAACGCTGGTCCGCCGCGCGATCGAGCGCGATGCGCGCCGGGCCGGGTGCGCGGTCACGCTCTTGCTGGCCGAATCCTCGCGCTGGGCAAGCGCCACCTTTATCGGTGCCCGTCACCGCCTCGCGCTCGACAGCCCCGACGACGATGCCTTCGCGCACTGGCTCGCGGGCCTCCCCGAAGCGGACTTGCCGATTCGCGGGCATCTCGTCGCTGATCTCGCGATCGTATCGGTCATCCGCGCCGCCGGACGCGCCACCGCGCACGTGGAGGCACTGACCGTCGAGACCTGACAAACATCCCGACGGTGCGACTCTATGTGAGTTTAGCGCCCGCACCACCCGCCGATGATGTGACTCATGCGACTTTACGGATGGATTGTCCCCCGCGCCCGCCCCCGCTACGGCTATGCGATGTCCGATCCGCGCATCATTGCCGTGACCCTCGACGAGCGTACCATCCTGTGGCGCTCGGCCGATATCGAGCAAGAGCGCCGGATCGCGATTTTCGATCTGATCGAGGGTAATCAATTCGCGCCGCAAAAGGCGTATCCTGATGGCTATACCGGGCCGTACAAGATCGAGCTCGCGGTCGAGGAAGGGCGGCTCGGCATCGCGATCCACCGCGAGGATGATACGCACCTCGAAACCTATGTGCTTGGAATGGGGCGTTTTCGCCGCCCGATCAAAGACTATTTCGCGATCTGCGACAGCTATTACCAGGCGATTCGAAATGCGACACCCGACCATATCGAGACGGTGGACATGGCGCGACGCGGCATCCACAACGAAGCGGCGGCGCTGTTGCAGGAGCGGCTGGAGGGCAAGATCGAGATCGATTTCGACACCGCCCGCCGGTTGTTCACGCTGATCTGCGTGTTGCACATCAAAGCGTGATTTGGGTCGGAATGCGGGGGTCGAAGCGGTGAGTGTCCGCCTGTGGAACAGCCGGCTCGGCCTGGTGTTGGCGGTGATCGTAGCCGCCGCGCTGGCCGTCGTCGCGCTGATGACGCTGGTCCATGGCTGGCGTCCGTCGGACCGTTTTCCGTTCCAGGGCGTCGACGTATCCGACGCAAACGGCCCGGTCGATTGGTGGGCGGTGCACAAGGGCGGTGCGGATTTCGCGTATGTCCGCGCGACCAGCGGGGCCAACATCCGCGATCCGCGGTTCGAGGCGAATTGGGCCGGAGTGTATGAAACCGGCATGCGCCGCGGTGCGATCCACAGCTACTCGCTCTGCAAGCTTGCTGCCGACCAGGCCAATAACTTCAACACCACCGTACCGCGCACGCCGGACGCCCTGCCCGCTGCGGTCGAGGTGGATTTCGCAATGGATTGCACCTCGCGCCCCGAACCGCGCGTCGTGCTCGATGAGCTCCGCCGCTATCTCACGATGGTCGAGGCGCATACCGGCAAGCCCGTGCTGCTCAAGGTCAGCAAGCCATTCGAGGCGGCGTACGGCGTGACGGCGGCGTTGCCGCGCCCGGTCTGGGCGGTGCAGGATTTCTTCCCGCCGGAATATCCGGCACGACCGTGGCGGATGTGGCAAGCGAGTGGCATCCGGCGAATCGACGGGATCGAAGGGCCGGTCCATTGGAATGTGGTGGCACCATGACTGAAGACGAAATCGGCCGGACCCTGATCACGGCGGCACGCGGCGCGGCGCTGAACGCCCACGCCCCCTATTCGCGCTTCGCGGTGGGTGCCGCGGTGCTGTTGGCCGACGGGCGGATCGTGACGGCGGCGAATTTCGAGAATGCCAGCTACGGCCTGTCGCTCTGCGCCGAGACGGTCGCGCTTGCCACCGTCAGCAGCGCAGGTGATTTGCGCAGCGTGGTCGCGATCGGGGTGATCGGCGGGGCGATGGACAATGCAGGGCGTCCGACCGGCACCGCCCCGGTCGGCCCGTGCGGGCGCTGCCGCCAGGTGATCAACGAAGCAGCGCAAATGGGCGGCCGCGACGTGACAGTCTATTGTGGCGCGGCTGAGGGCGATGCGATCGAACGCTACGCCCTGTCGGAATTGTTGCCGCACGCTTTCGGTCCGGCCGATCTGGGACTGGGCGCCATTCTGTAGGGGGGAAGACATGCGGGTATCGGCGGCATTTCTCGTGGCGGCACTCCTGCTCTCGCCCATCGCTGTCGGCGCGCAAGTCCGGCTCGCCACGCTCGATGCAGAGGTGCGTGCCGGCATGGCGGAGACGGGCGCGCAGGGCATTGCGCTCGCCCTGATCGATCGTGGCAAGATCGTCTCGGTCAGGACCTGGGGCGCGCGCAATGCCACGGGCGACCCGCTGACGTCGGATACCGTAATGTACGGTGCTTCGCTCACCAAGGCGGTGTTCGCCTATACCGTTCTTCAATTGGCTGCGGAAAAGCGCATCGACCTCGACGCCTCGATCGCCACCTATCTGAAGAAACCGCTGCCCGACTATGCCGACGCAGGAGAGCGCTACGCCGATTGGAGCGGGCTTAAGGGGGATGAGCGCTGGCGCAAACTGACCCCGCGCATCCTGCTGCAACACGGGGCCGGCTTCGCCAATTTCGGTTTTCTCGAACCCGACCGCAAGCTCCACATCCATTTCGAGCCCGGCAGCCGCTACGCATATTCGGGCGATGGGATGATCCTGCTGCAATTCGTGCTCGAACAGGGGCTTGGCCTCGACCTTGGCAAGGAAATGCAGACCCGCGTGTTCACGCCGTTCGGCATGAAGACGACGAGCATGGTCTGGCGGCCCGATTTCACGGCAAACCTGGCCGATGGCTGGACGACAGATGGCACGGTCGAGCCGCATGACGCGCGCAGCAAGGTGCGCGCGGCGGGATCGATGGACACGACGATCGCCGACTTCGCACGCTTCGCCGCCGCCTTCATGCGCTCACAAGGGTTGAGCAAGGCGCGTCGGGCCGAGATGCTGCGGCCGCACTTGGCGATCACAACCGCGAGCCAGTTCCCGACACTGCAGCCCGAGCTGCCACCAGCCGCGCGCGTCAAGGGCCTCGCTGCAGGACTCGGCGTCGTTACCTTCACCGGGCCGCAGGGCGCGGGATTCTACAAGGGCGGGCACAATGACTCGACCGGCAACATCTGGGTTTGTCTGGAACGCGGCGCGCGCTGCGTCGTCATCCTGTCGAATGATGTCCGGGCGGAGGCGATGTTTCCGGCGCTGGTGCGCCGCATCCTTGGCGAAACCGGTGCGCCCTGGCGTTGGGAATATGGCGATCAACCTTGGACGCGCCCCTGATGCGACCCTCCTGAACGTCCGTCGACCCCATCGCGCGGATCATCGATAAACTGCGCTTGCCCAATCGTCCCGCAACGGCAAAAAGCCGTAGCCAGAGGGAGCCCCATCAATGTCCATCCTGTCCGACCGCTGGATCCGCGAGCAGGCGCTCGCAACCGGCATGATCGAGCCGTTCGTCGATGGCCAGAAACGTGACGGCTGCATCAGCTACGGCCTGTCCTCCTACGGCTATGACGCGCGGGTCTCGGACGAGTTCAAGGTATTCACCAACATCGACAGCGTCATCGTCGATCCGAAGGACTTCGCCGCCAACAGCTTTGTCGACCGCAAGACCGACGTGTGCATCATCCCGCCGAACAGCTTCGCTTTGGCGCGTACGGTGGAATATTTCAGGGTGCCGCGCGACGTACTGGTCATTTGCCTCGGCAAATCGACCTATGCGCGGTGCGGGATCATCGTCAACGTGACCCCACTCGAGCCAGGCTGGGAGGGGCACGTCACGCTCGAATTCTCGAATACCACGCCGCTGCCCGCGAAAATCTACGCCAATGAGGGTGCCTGCCAGTTCCTGTTCCTGCAGGGCAATGAGCCGTGCGAGGTTAGCTATGCCGACCGGGCGGGGAAGTATATGGGCCAACGTGGCGTAACCTTGCCCCGGCTTTGACACACGGCAATCCGCCGCGCGACACGCGCGCGGCGTCGCTGCATCAGCGTGCGGTAAGCTGCGTCGTGTCCATGTTGCCAAGCGCAACCTTGGCCAGCGTATGCGCCGTGCGCGGCTCTGCGGCGTTGGCCAGGTCCATCAATTCATCGGGCCGCGCCAGCACCGCGCGATACAGCACACGCGCTTCGCTCGCCCGTCCGGTGTGGCGATAGACCGACGCCAGGTTCAGCAGCAGGTCCGGGTCGCCCGGGAAGATCTTGGCTTGCGCCTGGATGATCCGCTCTGCGGACGCGTAATCACCCTGCATGATCTGGACCGCGCCATTGCCTTCATCGGCCATAGCGGCGGTGGAGCCGAAAAGTGCGGCGGCGACGGCGATGCAGCCAAAGCGAGCGATTTTCATAAAGCCTCCAATCCTTCCGTGACGATACGGTTTCATATTTGTGACAGTGTTGTGTCACTTATATGAAAAGGAGGCAAGAGCCTTTGGATCAGGACTTCTCCTTAGCCCGGAGGAGCACCGCACAAACAAAAAGGGCGGCCCCGAAGGACCGCCCTGATCTGCAGATATGGGACGCTGACGATTAGAAATCGTTGCGGAACTGCTCGTTGCCGATGAAGCCGAGCTTGGTCACTTCGGACCGCTTGATGATCGCCAGGACCTGATCGACCTTCTCATACCGCGCCGCGGGATCGGGCTGGAAGTGCAGCTCCGGTTCAGGGTTCAACGCCTTGGTCGCAACAAGATATTGCTGCAGCGTCGCACCGTCGGTCGGAGCACCATTCCACAGGACGACGCCGTCCGGCTGGATGACGATCTTGTTCTTTTGCGGGTCGATCGGCGGCTTCACCTGGTTCGGGTCATTGATCGGCAGATCGACCTTCACCGCGTGCGTCTGGATCGGGATGGTGATGATGAACATGATGAGGAGCACGAGCATGACGTCGATCAACGGCGTCGTGTTCATGTCCATCATTGGCTCGTCATCACCGCGACCGGTGCTGATTGCCATATCAATTACTCCTTGGTGCTAGCGCACGCATTACGATGGGGTACCGCCAACGGCAGGCGGCTGCGAAATGAAGCCGACTTTGGCGAAACCAGCCGATTGCATCGTGTAGATCGCGCCACCGATGCAGCGGTACGGCGTATCGACGTCACCACGGATGTGTGCCTCGGGCAGATCATCGGTGGTCAGCTTGTCCGCGCCGCCAGCCTTGTCGACGATTTCCTTGAGCTTGTCAGTCGAGCGCTTGAGGAGTTCCTCATGCGTCACGCGCGTCTCACCCCAGAAAACCAAGCAATTGCCGCCCTCATCCTTCGTAATCGAAAGCGAGACGTTCTCCGGCTTGGTTTCCGTCGGAATGTAGCGGACATCTGGCAGCTTCACCTTCACCGTCTGAACGATCGCAGGGATCGTAATCAGGAAGATGATGAGCATCACCAACATGACGTCCACCAGGGGCGTGGTGTTGATGTCGGACATTGGGGCGTCGTCGTCGCCGCCGCCTGCACTAATCGCCATGAAAGGCCATCCTATTCGTGTCGTTCATGCCGCCCGGTCGATCCGGACAACGAGGGAAGCAGGGTCGCCGGCTCGGCGACCCCGTTCATAGGCTGTTATACGCGCGTCTGCACACCACCGGCTTGGCCAGCGGTCGTCGTCGCGGGCTTTGCAACAGCGGGCTTGGCAGCAGCAGGCTTGCCGGCAACAACCGGACGAACTGCGCCGTCCGATGCGAGATAGCCGAGCACGTCGTTCGAGAAGGCGCTGAGGCGCTCCGAAATGCCCTTATTGCGGCGCTGCAGGAAGTTGTAGGCGAGCACTGCGGGAACCGCGACGACCAGACCGACTGCGGTCATGATCAGTGCTTCACCGACCGGGCCTGCAACCTTATCGAGCGAAGCATCGCCCGACTGTGCGATCTTGATCAGAGCGCGCAGAATGCCGACGACGGTACCAAACAGACCGATGAACGGTGCGGTTGCGCCGACGGTCGCGAGGAAGGCAAGACCGCCACCGAGCTGCGAGTTGATCGCGGCTTCCGACCGTGCGAGCGAGCCGTGGACCCAATCATGCGCTTCGACCGGATCGGTCAGACGCGAATGCTGCTCCTGCGCATAGATGCCGTCGTCGACGATCTGCTTGTAAGCGGAATTCTTCTCGAGCTTGGCAGCACCCTCCCGCAGCGAGTTTGCGGTCCAGAAGGTCGAGCGAACGCGCTGCCCCTGGTTGATGATCTTCTGCTGCTCGAACAGCTTCGTGAACAGGATGTACAGCGAACCGAACAGCATGATGCCGAGGATGCTGGCGGTGACGATCGTCAGCGCGCCACCCTGGGCGAGAGCGTTGAAAACGCCGAATTGGTCGGCGGCGCTGGCACCGGCGGCGAGGATTTGCGTGGACATCAGAGGTGGTTCCTTCTCGAAAAAATTGGGGCAGCCGACGGGCGTACCGCACAACTGGCATTAATTACTCGGGCAGACGCCAAACGACGTTACGGCCGGAAGACGATCGCATGGGCTTGCCCGATGCATCCTGGGCGGGCGTATATCGACCGCGGCGGGTAATGTTCGAACACGCTGCACG
Above is a genomic segment from Sphingomonas sp. HMP6 containing:
- a CDS encoding PAS domain-containing sensor histidine kinase, whose product is MVTSDSSIEAVSEVDDLKQRLDTFIVAGETTHMAMTLTNAKVKDSPIVFANDSFLKLTGYTREEVLDRPIIEILTDMTDSAATKRIETALAQGFDGTLEIECRRKDGKIFLAAIYMSAIRDKADKIDQHFISLVDLSRHVEKLVQQRNDLYAVYRHAPGFISTSNGPDHRFTFANESYLKLVGRRGLDGQTVVEALPEIVEQGFVALLDEVYTTGRPFNGRDMPISLQRSVGEPLEIRYVDFVYHPVRNAQGVIEGLFCEGQDVTDRHRALDEVTALQNELIHMSRNSAMETMASTLAHELNQPLAAIANYTAACRHLVDNSTERAGALVNALVAIGESTMRAGDIIRHLRDMTKRGHTERTLFDLKEAIRECLQFVRVSAGEGVILDDQSVGGVELEADRIQVQQVVMNLLRNACEAAVSSPQARVTISTTIAGGVVTVSVHDNGPGVPDSVARSMFNGVQSAKNDGMGIGLSICRTIIEAHNGRIWLQSSGSGGSCVSFALPQKVAQAIA
- a CDS encoding S24 family peptidase — encoded protein: MDGSDPRARLQALIDADGVGYAALSRMLRRNDAYLQQYVKRGTPRVLAERDRALLAAYFRVDGAELGGPATPRMTTIRRLDVEASAGPGALSGDDPSAAPMLLDPRLIETLGLDPARAAMLRARGDSMEPTIADGDHIVVDERDVRVTASPAVFVLRVEGALLVKRVSRGVGVLHVVSDNAAYRPFVTASADIIGRVVWLSRVLR
- a CDS encoding UPF0262 family protein → MSDPRIIAVTLDERTILWRSADIEQERRIAIFDLIEGNQFAPQKAYPDGYTGPYKIELAVEEGRLGIAIHREDDTHLETYVLGMGRFRRPIKDYFAICDSYYQAIRNATPDHIETVDMARRGIHNEAAALLQERLEGKIEIDFDTARRLFTLICVLHIKA
- a CDS encoding GH25 family lysozyme, which gives rise to MSVRLWNSRLGLVLAVIVAAALAVVALMTLVHGWRPSDRFPFQGVDVSDANGPVDWWAVHKGGADFAYVRATSGANIRDPRFEANWAGVYETGMRRGAIHSYSLCKLAADQANNFNTTVPRTPDALPAAVEVDFAMDCTSRPEPRVVLDELRRYLTMVEAHTGKPVLLKVSKPFEAAYGVTAALPRPVWAVQDFFPPEYPARPWRMWQASGIRRIDGIEGPVHWNVVAP
- a CDS encoding cytidine deaminase, which translates into the protein MTEDEIGRTLITAARGAALNAHAPYSRFAVGAAVLLADGRIVTAANFENASYGLSLCAETVALATVSSAGDLRSVVAIGVIGGAMDNAGRPTGTAPVGPCGRCRQVINEAAQMGGRDVTVYCGAAEGDAIERYALSELLPHAFGPADLGLGAIL
- a CDS encoding serine hydrolase domain-containing protein; its protein translation is MRVSAAFLVAALLLSPIAVGAQVRLATLDAEVRAGMAETGAQGIALALIDRGKIVSVRTWGARNATGDPLTSDTVMYGASLTKAVFAYTVLQLAAEKRIDLDASIATYLKKPLPDYADAGERYADWSGLKGDERWRKLTPRILLQHGAGFANFGFLEPDRKLHIHFEPGSRYAYSGDGMILLQFVLEQGLGLDLGKEMQTRVFTPFGMKTTSMVWRPDFTANLADGWTTDGTVEPHDARSKVRAAGSMDTTIADFARFAAAFMRSQGLSKARRAEMLRPHLAITTASQFPTLQPELPPAARVKGLAAGLGVVTFTGPQGAGFYKGGHNDSTGNIWVCLERGARCVVILSNDVRAEAMFPALVRRILGETGAPWRWEYGDQPWTRP
- the dcd gene encoding dCTP deaminase, which codes for MSILSDRWIREQALATGMIEPFVDGQKRDGCISYGLSSYGYDARVSDEFKVFTNIDSVIVDPKDFAANSFVDRKTDVCIIPPNSFALARTVEYFRVPRDVLVICLGKSTYARCGIIVNVTPLEPGWEGHVTLEFSNTTPLPAKIYANEGACQFLFLQGNEPCEVSYADRAGKYMGQRGVTLPRL
- a CDS encoding tetratricopeptide repeat protein, translated to MKIARFGCIAVAAALFGSTAAMADEGNGAVQIMQGDYASAERIIQAQAKIFPGDPDLLLNLASVYRHTGRASEARVLYRAVLARPDELMDLANAAEPRTAHTLAKVALGNMDTTQLTAR
- a CDS encoding ExbD/TolR family protein, producing MAISTGRGDDEPMMDMNTTPLIDVMLVLLIMFIITIPIQTHAVKVDLPINDPNQVKPPIDPQKNKIVIQPDGVVLWNGAPTDGATLQQYLVATKALNPEPELHFQPDPAARYEKVDQVLAIIKRSEVTKLGFIGNEQFRNDF
- a CDS encoding ExbD/TolR family protein, producing the protein MAISAGGGDDDAPMSDINTTPLVDVMLVMLIIFLITIPAIVQTVKVKLPDVRYIPTETKPENVSLSITKDEGGNCLVFWGETRVTHEELLKRSTDKLKEIVDKAGGADKLTTDDLPEAHIRGDVDTPYRCIGGAIYTMQSAGFAKVGFISQPPAVGGTPS
- a CDS encoding MotA/TolQ/ExbB proton channel family protein, which codes for MSTQILAAGASAADQFGVFNALAQGGALTIVTASILGIMLFGSLYILFTKLFEQQKIINQGQRVRSTFWTANSLREGAAKLEKNSAYKQIVDDGIYAQEQHSRLTDPVEAHDWVHGSLARSEAAINSQLGGGLAFLATVGATAPFIGLFGTVVGILRALIKIAQSGDASLDKVAGPVGEALIMTAVGLVVAVPAVLAYNFLQRRNKGISERLSAFSNDVLGYLASDGAVRPVVAGKPAAAKPAVAKPATTTAGQAGGVQTRV